One part of the Arabidopsis thaliana chromosome 1 sequence genome encodes these proteins:
- a CDS encoding uncharacterized protein (unknown protein; FUNCTIONS IN: molecular_function unknown; INVOLVED IN: biological_process unknown; LOCATED IN: cellular_component unknown; EXPRESSED IN: cotyledon, leaf, pollen tube; EXPRESSED DURING: LP.04 four leaves visible, LP.02 two leaves visible, LP.08 eight leaves visible; Has 30201 Blast hits to 17322 proteins in 780 species: Archae - 12; Bacteria - 1396; Metazoa - 17338; Fungi - 3422; Plants - 5037; Viruses - 0; Other Eukaryotes - 2996 (source: NCBI BLink).), which produces MDNDRDTVEFWSSLFQSFADSEPKDNPYPVVRSPIMTMSTPMAIDEPVEPWKVLEYGGKDVRPMAIDVPAEPWKVGGKEAQPANAAAEAGYKNVNTDQEKSTQKATEKVIM; this is translated from the exons ATGGACAACGATCGAGATACCGTAGAGTTCTGGTCCTCACTTTTCCAATCCTTTGCTGACTCAGAACCTAAAGATAATCCATATCCTGTGGTTAGAAGCCCGATAATGACCATGTCTACACCGATGGCCATTGATGAGCCGGTTGAGCCATGGAAAGTTCTTGAATATGGAG GTAAGGACGTTCGACCGATGGCCATTGATGTGCCGGCTGAGCCATGGAAGGTTGGAGGTAAGGAGGCTCAACCGGCAAATGCTGCAGCCGAAGCTGGATATAAGAACGTTAATACGGATCAAGAGAAATCTACTCAAAAAGCAACGGAAAAGGTAATTATGTAG
- a CDS encoding uncharacterized protein (unknown protein; Has 5 Blast hits to 5 proteins in 2 species: Archae - 0; Bacteria - 0; Metazoa - 0; Fungi - 0; Plants - 5; Viruses - 0; Other Eukaryotes - 0 (source: NCBI BLink).): protein MDNDRDTVEFWSSLFQSFADSEPKDNPYPVVRSPIMTMSTPMAIDEPVEPWKVLEYGGKEVRPMAIDEPAEPWKALEYGGKDVRPMAIDVPAEPWKVGGKEAQPANAAAEAGYKNVNTDQEKSTQKATEKVIM from the coding sequence ATGGACAACGATCGAGATACCGTAGAGTTCTGGTCCTCACTTTTCCAATCCTTTGCTGACTCAGAACCTAAAGATAATCCATATCCTGTGGTTAGAAGCCCGATAATGACCATGTCTACACCGATGGCCATTGATGAGCCGGTTGAGCCATGGAAAGTTCTTGAATATGGAGGTAAGGAGGTTCGTCCGATGGCCATTGATGAGCCGGCTGAGCCATGGAAGGCTCTTGAATATGGAGGTAAGGACGTTCGACCGATGGCCATTGATGTGCCGGCTGAGCCATGGAAGGTTGGAGGTAAGGAGGCTCAACCGGCAAATGCTGCAGCCGAAGCTGGATATAAGAACGTTAATACGGATCAAGAGAAATCTACTCAAAAAGCAACGGAAAAGGTAATTATGTAG
- a CDS encoding Reticulon family protein (Reticulon family protein; FUNCTIONS IN: molecular_function unknown; INVOLVED IN: biological_process unknown; LOCATED IN: endoplasmic reticulum; EXPRESSED IN: 21 plant structures; EXPRESSED DURING: 10 growth stages; CONTAINS InterPro DOMAIN/s: Reticulon (InterPro:IPR003388); BEST Arabidopsis thaliana protein match is: Reticulon family protein (TAIR:AT3G61560.1); Has 419 Blast hits to 419 proteins in 20 species: Archae - 0; Bacteria - 0; Metazoa - 0; Fungi - 0; Plants - 419; Viruses - 0; Other Eukaryotes - 0 (source: NCBI BLink).) — translation MAVFGYEMDEHRASSSRRRRSLYHNLGGGRFADIMFWKNKKESGTILGVFTLIWFLFEVVEYPFITFLCQILLLFIFIFLIWSYIGSSQLIQSKPPSINDLRISESNWRFLFNKINWFIIKLYDISSGKDFRLLFLAVVSLWILSVVGNYFSSLTLLYIGES, via the exons atggcGGTTTTTGGATATGAAATGGATGAACATAGAGCTTCTTCATCGAGACGACGAAGATCTTTGTACCACAATCTAGGAGGAGGACGat TTGCTGATATAATGTTctggaagaacaagaaagaatcaGGAACAATCTTGGGGGTATTCACATTGATATGGTTCTTGTTCGAAGTGGTTGAATATCCTTTCATCACTTTCCTCTGCCAGATCCTCTTACtattcattttcatattcCTCATTTGGTCTTACATTGGCTCCTCACAACTAATCCAGAG TAAACCTCCGAGTATTAATGATCTAAGGATTTCGGAATCGAATTGGAGATTCTTGTTCAACAAGATAAACTGGTTCATCATCAAATTGTATGATATTTCAAGTGGCAAAGACTTCAGACTCCTTTTTCTG GCCGTTGTTTCCCTATGGATATTATCAGTGGTTGGAAACTATTTCAGCTCTCTAACTCTATTATACATCGGTGAGTCTTAA
- a CDS encoding aerobic coproporphyrinogen-III oxidase (DUF1218) (Protein of unknown function (DUF1218); FUNCTIONS IN: molecular_function unknown; INVOLVED IN: biological_process unknown; LOCATED IN: plasma membrane; EXPRESSED IN: 22 plant structures; EXPRESSED DURING: 13 growth stages; CONTAINS InterPro DOMAIN/s: Protein of unknown function DUF1218 (InterPro:IPR009606); BEST Arabidopsis thaliana protein match is: Protein of unknown function (DUF1218) (TAIR:AT1G52910.1); Has 508 Blast hits to 508 proteins in 98 species: Archae - 0; Bacteria - 0; Metazoa - 0; Fungi - 0; Plants - 508; Viruses - 0; Other Eukaryotes - 0 (source: NCBI BLink).), whose amino-acid sequence MAVSVSILTVVTALHLLAFVFAFGAERRRSTAVPVPDQYDEKTICKYGTEASTVYGMSAFGLLLVSQAVVNGVTKCLCFGKGLVTGTSYTVWAIVFFVVSWVSFLGAEACLLGGSARNAYHTKSEGIYKGKELSCAVLPVGVFAAGAAFTLMSLIATILYYLAHSKADTGGWEKHQNDGINIGMTTPSDAPKQQNTEFNKV is encoded by the exons atggCGGTTTCAGTTTCAATCCTCACCGTCGTCACTGCTCTTCACCTCCTTGCTTTCGTCTTCGCCTTCGGTGCCGAGCGTCGCCGTAGCACC GCTGTGCCGGTTCCGGATCAGTACGATGAGAAGACTATTTGTAAGTACGGAACTGAGGCGTCGACAGTGTACGGTATGTCGGCGTTTGGGTTGCTTCTTGTTAGCCAAGCGGTGGTTAACGGTGTTACTAAGTGTCTCTGTTTTGGAAAGGGTCTTGTTACTGGTACTTCTTACACTGTCTGGGCTATTGTCTTCTTCGTTGTTTCTTG GGTAAGCTTTTTAGGAGCTGAGGCGTGCTTGTTGGGTGGATCAGCGAGGAACGCGTACCACACTAAAAGTGAAGGCATTTACAAAGGGAAAGAGCTTTCGTGTGCCGTCTTACCCGTTGGAGTCTTTGCTGCTGGAGCTGCTTTCACTCTCATGTCTTTGATTGCAACCATTCTTTACTACTTGGCTCATTCTAAGGCTGATACTGGCGGATGGGAGAAGCATCAGAACGATGGCATTAACATTGGTATGACCACTCCTTCAGATGCTCCAAAGCAACAAAACACCGAGTTTAACAAGGTCTAA
- a CDS encoding Thioesterase superfamily protein (Thioesterase superfamily protein; CONTAINS InterPro DOMAIN/s: Thioesterase superfamily (InterPro:IPR006683); BEST Arabidopsis thaliana protein match is: Thioesterase superfamily protein (TAIR:AT1G68280.1); Has 2036 Blast hits to 2035 proteins in 690 species: Archae - 16; Bacteria - 1416; Metazoa - 0; Fungi - 0; Plants - 80; Viruses - 0; Other Eukaryotes - 524 (source: NCBI BLink).), whose translation MFLQVTGTATPAMPAVVFLNSWRRPLSIPLRSVKTFKPLAFFDLKGGKGMSEFHEVELKVRDYELDQFGVVNNAVYANYCQHGRHEFLESIGINCDEVARSGEALAISELTMKFLSPLRSGDKFVVKARISGTSAARIYFDHFIFKLPNQEPILEAKGIAVWLDNKYRPVRIPSSIRSKFVHFLRQDDAV comes from the exons ATGTTTCTTCAGGTTACCGGCACGGCGACTCCGGCTATGCCTGCGGTAGTGTTTCTCAATTCATGGAGACGACCACTTAGTATTCCTCTCCGGAGCGTAAAAACCTTCAAGCCTCTAGCATTCTTCGATCTCAAAGGAGGCAAAGG AATGAGTGAGTTCCATGAGGTTGAACTCAAAGTTCGTGATTATGAATTGGATCAGTTTGGTGTTGTGAACAATGCTGTTTACGCAAACTACTGTCAACACG GTCGACATGAGTTTCTAGAGAGTATCGGTATCAACTGCGACGAAGTAGCACGTTCTGGGGAAGCCTTAGCAATTTCAGAGTTGACAATGAAGTTCCTTTCACCTTTACGT AGCGGAGACAAATTCGTGGTGAAAGCGAGGATATCGGGGACATCTGCTGCGCGTATTTACTTCGATCATTTCATCTTTAAACTTCCAAATCAAGAG cCTATATTGGAGGCAAAAGGAATAGCTGTGTGGCTCGACAACAAGTACCGTCCTGTTCGCATCCCATCTTCTATACGTTCTAAATTTGTTCACTTCCTACGCCAAGACGACGCCGTTTGA
- a CDS encoding Reticulon family protein (Reticulon family protein; FUNCTIONS IN: molecular_function unknown; INVOLVED IN: biological_process unknown; LOCATED IN: endoplasmic reticulum; EXPRESSED IN: 21 plant structures; EXPRESSED DURING: 10 growth stages; CONTAINS InterPro DOMAIN/s: Reticulon (InterPro:IPR003388); BEST Arabidopsis thaliana protein match is: Reticulon family protein (TAIR:AT2G46170.1); Has 30201 Blast hits to 17322 proteins in 780 species: Archae - 12; Bacteria - 1396; Metazoa - 17338; Fungi - 3422; Plants - 5037; Viruses - 0; Other Eukaryotes - 2996 (source: NCBI BLink).): MAVFGYEMDEHRASSSRRRRSLYHNLGGGRFADIMFWKNKKESGTILGVFTLIWFLFEVVEYPFITFLCQILLLFIFIFLIWSYIGSSQLIQSKPPSINDLRISESNWRFLFNKINWFIIKLYDISSGKDFRLLFLAVVSLWILSVVGNYFSSLTLLYIVFVGLETIPMLYEQYEEELTYAASKSGRDMKKLLNKFNSKVINKIPKAQAKTRRTM, translated from the exons atggcGGTTTTTGGATATGAAATGGATGAACATAGAGCTTCTTCATCGAGACGACGAAGATCTTTGTACCACAATCTAGGAGGAGGACGat TTGCTGATATAATGTTctggaagaacaagaaagaatcaGGAACAATCTTGGGGGTATTCACATTGATATGGTTCTTGTTCGAAGTGGTTGAATATCCTTTCATCACTTTCCTCTGCCAGATCCTCTTACtattcattttcatattcCTCATTTGGTCTTACATTGGCTCCTCACAACTAATCCAGAG TAAACCTCCGAGTATTAATGATCTAAGGATTTCGGAATCGAATTGGAGATTCTTGTTCAACAAGATAAACTGGTTCATCATCAAATTGTATGATATTTCAAGTGGCAAAGACTTCAGACTCCTTTTTCTG GCCGTTGTTTCCCTATGGATATTATCAGTGGTTGGAAACTATTTCAGCTCTCTAACTCTATTATACATCG TATTTGTGGGTTTGGAGACAATACCGATGTTGTATGAGCAATACGAAGAAGAGCTGACTTATGCAGCAAGTAAAAGTGGGAGGGACATGAAGAAGCTCCTAAACAAATTCAACTCCAAAGTCATTAACAAGATCCCTAAAGCTCAAGCTAAAACTAGAAGGACTATGTAA
- a CDS encoding uncharacterized protein (unknown protein; FUNCTIONS IN: molecular_function unknown; INVOLVED IN: biological_process unknown; LOCATED IN: endomembrane system; Has 30201 Blast hits to 17322 proteins in 780 species: Archae - 12; Bacteria - 1396; Metazoa - 17338; Fungi - 3422; Plants - 5037; Viruses - 0; Other Eukaryotes - 2996 (source: NCBI BLink).), translated as MVRGELAVIAAGNGEVSLYIWAAVVAFSVIAAVIFSCSDRASKPHTNDDVNGSSCAAGCGGGCGG; from the coding sequence ATGGTGAGAGGAGAACTCGCGGTAATAGCGGCGGGTAATGGTGAAGTCTCACTCTACATTTGGGCAGCTGTTGTGGCTTTCTCCGTCATAGCAGCCGTGATTTTCTCATGCAGTGACCGAGCTTCTAAACCTCACACTAACGACGATGTCAATGGATCCAGTTGCGCCGCTGGCTGCGGTGGTGGTTGTGGAGGTTAA
- a CDS encoding basic helix-loop-helix (bHLH) DNA-binding superfamily protein (basic helix-loop-helix (bHLH) DNA-binding superfamily protein; FUNCTIONS IN: sequence-specific DNA binding transcription factor activity; INVOLVED IN: regulation of transcription; LOCATED IN: nucleus; CONTAINS InterPro DOMAIN/s: Helix-loop-helix DNA-binding domain (InterPro:IPR001092), Helix-loop-helix DNA-binding (InterPro:IPR011598); BEST Arabidopsis thaliana protein match is: phytochrome interacting factor 3-like 1 (TAIR:AT2G46970.1); Has 35333 Blast hits to 34131 proteins in 2444 species: Archae - 798; Bacteria - 22429; Metazoa - 974; Fungi - 991; Plants - 531; Viruses - 0; Other Eukaryotes - 9610 (source: NCBI BLink).), whose amino-acid sequence MERNNRNEGTHEEEQCSLSDIIYSFCSENHSELNPLQEIFGVTKNNDHEKHDEEPDEESYRMAKRQRSMEYRMMMEKKRRKEIKDKVDILQGLMPNHCTKPDLASKLENIIEYIKSLKYQVDVMSMAYTTTPVYTPPFYAAAQAPCMSPWGYYTPGVPMMPQQNMTYIPQYPQV is encoded by the exons ATGGAGAGAAACAACCGCAACGAGGGGACTCACGAAGAAGAGCAATGTTCGCTTTCTGATATTATTTATTCGTTTTGTTCAGAAAATCATAGTGAATTAAACCCTTTGCAAGAGATATTCGGTGTTACCAAAAACAATGATCATGAGAAACACGACGAGGAGCCAGACGAGGAAAGTTACCGTATGGCTAAACGGCAACGTTCCATGGAATATCGTATGATGATGGAGAAG AAAAGACGAAAGGAGATCAAAGATAAAGTAGATATTTTGCAGGGGTTGATGCCTAATCATTGCACAAAG CCGGACCTTGCATCGAAGCTTGAAAACATCATTGAATACATTAAAAGTTTGAAATATCAAGTAGAT GTTATGTCAATGGCATACACAACAACTCCGGTTTACACACCACCATTTTATGCAGCAGCTCAAGCACCATGTATGTCTCCTTGGGGCTATTATACGCCAGGAGTTCCAATGATGCCTCAGCAAAACATGACCTATATCCCGCAATATCCTCAGGtttga
- a CDS encoding basic helix-loop-helix (bHLH) DNA-binding superfamily protein (basic helix-loop-helix (bHLH) DNA-binding superfamily protein; FUNCTIONS IN: sequence-specific DNA binding transcription factor activity; INVOLVED IN: regulation of transcription; LOCATED IN: nucleus; CONTAINS InterPro DOMAIN/s: Helix-loop-helix DNA-binding domain (InterPro:IPR001092), Helix-loop-helix DNA-binding (InterPro:IPR011598); BEST Arabidopsis thaliana protein match is: phytochrome interacting factor 3-like 1 (TAIR:AT2G46970.1); Has 1036 Blast hits to 1030 proteins in 38 species: Archae - 0; Bacteria - 0; Metazoa - 1; Fungi - 0; Plants - 1035; Viruses - 0; Other Eukaryotes - 0 (source: NCBI BLink).) translates to MERNNRNEGTHEEEQCSLSDIIYSFCSENHSELNPLQEIFGVTKNNDHEKHDEEPDEESYRMAKRQRSMEYRMMMEKKRRKEIKDKVDILQGLMPNHCTKPDLASKLENIIEYIKSLKYQVDVMSMAYTTTPVYTPPFYAAAQAPCMSPWGYYTPGVPMMPQQNMTYIPQYPQVYGTVPPNQTQP, encoded by the exons ATGGAGAGAAACAACCGCAACGAGGGGACTCACGAAGAAGAGCAATGTTCGCTTTCTGATATTATTTATTCGTTTTGTTCAGAAAATCATAGTGAATTAAACCCTTTGCAAGAGATATTCGGTGTTACCAAAAACAATGATCATGAGAAACACGACGAGGAGCCAGACGAGGAAAGTTACCGTATGGCTAAACGGCAACGTTCCATGGAATATCGTATGATGATGGAGAAG AAAAGACGAAAGGAGATCAAAGATAAAGTAGATATTTTGCAGGGGTTGATGCCTAATCATTGCACAAAG CCGGACCTTGCATCGAAGCTTGAAAACATCATTGAATACATTAAAAGTTTGAAATATCAAGTAGAT GTTATGTCAATGGCATACACAACAACTCCGGTTTACACACCACCATTTTATGCAGCAGCTCAAGCACCATGTATGTCTCCTTGGGGCTATTATACGCCAGGAGTTCCAATGATGCCTCAGCAAAACATGACCTATATCCCGCAATATCCTCAG GTATATGGAACAGTGCCGccaaatcaaactcaaccttAA